Within the Opitutaceae bacterium TAV5 genome, the region CGTCCGACAGGGTGATGGAATCGAACGCACTGGCGCCGCCGATGGTGATGGCGAAGGTATCGAAGGTGGTGTAAGTTGAGGCTACCGTCCACGAACCGTTGTAATTATCACCTAGGCCCGCTCCCGTAACGGAAATGGAAATACCCAGATTCGCGGGGTCGATGCGAGTGATGGTATAAGTGATGTTGTAAGAGGCACCGGACGTCAGCGCGGTGCTGCTTGCCGGACCACCGGCAGTCTCGCCGGTATGGGCACTGGTGCTTCCGAGGACGGCGTTGGCGACGGATCGGGTGCGCAGCTCGAAGGGTTGGGTGGTGGTGCTTGCCTGGGCGCGTATACCTACCCGGTAGCCGGTGTAGTTGAAGAAGGGGCTTGAACTGCCCGATCCCTGACCAAGCCCGTTTTCCGGGATTTGGCTGCCACCCGAATCATAGAATGCGAAATTGAAGGCATAATTCGTTGGGTTGTTGAGTTGCCCCGAGAACGTCAGCGACACGCTCAGCGAATCGCCGGAATTCGCCAAGGTTGTTGACGTGAAATACGTTAGAACGTGCCGGATGCTGGTTGGATAGTCAGCAGTAGCTTTCGTGGTAAATGTCAATCCGTCTTCCCCCGAAGTTACGGCGCTGGAAGGGCCGGAGTAATACCAGGTCGTGGGCTCGATTGTGGCGGAGTCCGCCCGGACAAGCAGCGGGGAGAGTGACAGTCCCAGCAGGGCGCTGGCACCTGACAGGCGAAGAGCACGGATGGCAAGGAGACGAAATAGTGGAGTGTTCATGGGTGTATTCGCGGGATTTTTACGGAGGTGTCGGGTGATCGGGGTAACAGTGCATGGCTTGAATAGCATCGACAAGGAGCCCGGAAGTTAAATCGTTAACTGAAGTGTTTTCCGAATCATGATCACCCTGAAACAGATCGCGGAGCAAGCGGGCGTCACGACCGCAGCCGTCTCTCTGGCACTGCGCGGCGCGCCCAATGTGTCGGAGGCGAAGAAAGCCGAAATCCGCGCCATCGCCGACAAGCTCGGCTACCGCCGCAATCCGCATGTATCCACTCTGATGAGACACATCCGGCAGGGAAGGGAGATTCCGCAAAAGGCGACGGTGGGCATCCTCTTCGCGCATCCTTCACGGACGGCCAACAAGCACATCGTATTCGTGAGACGGCGGTTTCAGGGCATGGAACGGCGGCTGGCCGAACGGGGCTACCGGCCGGAGATTTTCTGGTATAACGATCCCGACTACACGCCGGAGCGCATCAACGGGATTTTTCTGGCGCGCGGCATTCGCGGCATTGTGCTCGCGGTGTATCACCAGTCGCAGCTCGACATCCGGCTCGACTGGGAAAACTTCGCCGTGTCCACCCAGAATGATTTCATCGCCGGACCGCTCGTTCACCGGGTGGCCGAGGATTATTTTGCTAACACCGCCACCGCCATGACGCACCTGTGGGAAAGCGGCTGCCGGCGGATCGGCCTGGCCTACAACGGCAAAAATGCCCGGAGCGCGTATTTTCACATCACGGCGGCCTGGCAGCGGTTCCTTTCCCTCGCCCATGGCGAGCGGGATGTCGCTGCCGTGGCCGGGCTTCCTTCCGTGTTCATCCCGCCGGCCGGCCAATGGACGGAGGAAGGATTCATGGCGTGGTTCCGTAGTGAAAGGCCGGATGCGATCCTGACGTTTGACTGGGGAGATATTCCCGGCTGGCTGGCGAAAGCCGGTGTGCGTGTGCCGGAGGATACAAGCGTGGCAGTGCTCAACCGCTGTCCGAGCGCCCCGGAGTTTTCGGGAATCGATCCGGAGCCGGAACGGCTTGGAGCCACTTCCGTCGATCTCGTCATCGAACAACTGGAAAGCAACGAAATCGGCCTCCCGGAAAACCCCAAGGTTCTTACCATTGCCGGTCGTTGGGTGCAGGGGAGAACCACACGGGCCGTCTGACTTTCCCTTGCCCCTTCAGAACCGCAGGCGCCGGTTGTCGTGGCCGCAATGCGGGCAGCGGCCCTGTTCGCTTTCGCCCTGGATGGCGTAGAGGTGGCCGCATTTCGTGCAGTGAAACGACACCTGCCGGCGTTCGGCCTCGAAGCGGGCGTGGTCGCGCCGGTCGTAATAGATCCACAGGCCAAGGAACACCCCGGCGACGAGGAAACAATAAATGGCCGTGGCGATGTTGAGGTCCATGAACGGGAGTGGAGGTTTTGCGGAACGGAAACGCTACGCGGAGCGCTGCGGCGGTTGCCACCGAAAAGTACGGAAATGCCGGTCGGCAGACCGGAGTTCCCGCCCGCTACAGGCCCAGCGACAACTGCGCGCCTTCCTCGGGGTCGGGCGGGGCGAAGCAGTCCGGTCCGTCGAAACGCACGCTGTTGACGCGGGTCGAGACGCGCAAGGCCGCGGTCAGTTCGTCGGGCCACGGGACGAGCAGCGGGGCGAGTTGCACGGGCTCCGCGATGCGCGGATCGAGCCAGCGGCGGAGGGCGTCGTCGCCGTCCAGCATCACCGGCATGCGATGATGCACGGGCGCCATCACGGCATTGGCAGCGGTGGTGACGAGCGCGCAGGTCTGATGCACGGCGCCGTCGGGCGCACGCCAGGTTTCGTGCAGCGCGGCGAAGAAAACCGGAGCCTCGTCGCGCCGCCGGAACAGCCACGGGAGACGGTCGCGTCCGCAGCGTTCCCATTCGTAAAAACCGCTGGCGGGCACGACGCAGCGGCGGCTCCGGAAGGCGTCGCGAAAGGCCGGTTTTCCCGCCAGCGTTTCGGCGCGGGCGTTGGCGGGCGGCGGATTGCCGGGCGCTTTCGCCCAGCCGGGAATCAGGCCCCAGCGAGGAAAAAAGGCCGAAAGCCGGAGGTCGAAGCCTGAACGGGGAGCATCACCGGTGGCGCGCAGGGCCAGGAGGGCGGTGCCGGGAGCGATGTTGTAGCGCGATGCGGGCAGGGTTGCATCGTTATCCTCGTCTTCGCTACCCGCGGCGAAGGCGGCAGTGAGGATTCCGAGTTTGGCGAGAACAGTCCGGGCGTGATTTTTCTGAAGGGCAAAACGGCAACACATTTCAGGGTTTGGAGTTCAGGGTTTGGAGTCCGGAGTCTGGAAACCGGAACAGGGCGAATGCGAAACTAAAGGGAGGTTCTAAAAATTCATTTTTGAACAGAAGGAAACGAAGGGAACAAAGATAAAACAAAGAAGATTTTGAACTGAAACTCATTTATTGATAACATGTTGTGAATAAAATAAGCGCCGAACACCCTTGATTGTTCTTCGTTTTTTTTGTTACCTTCTGTTCAATTTTCAGAAGTTCCCTGATCTCCAAACCCCGAACTGCCGCCGCAAGCGGCGGCGGAGGCGGCCGCCCATGTCTCCACGGCGGCGGGAAGTTCGCGGATGGACTGGAGAGCGAAAAAACGGCCCGCGCTCGCTTCGGCGGCGGGCGGTTCGGCGTGTTCGTGCGCCCAGAGGAGCGGATACGGGATGTGCGCCCCGGCGCCACCCAGCGCGAGGACAGGGAGGATGTCGGACCTGAGCGAGTTGCCCACCATCAGAAAACGGTCGGGCGCGATGTCGTGACGACGGAGTACGGTCGCGTAGGTCGCCTCGTTTTTGTCGGAAACGATCTCGGTGTGGGCGAAAAGATCGAGAAGGCCCGAGCGGCCGAGTTTCTGCTCCTGATGGCGGAGGTCGCCCTTGGTGATGACGAGCAGGCGCGCCACGCGGTCGCTGCCGGCGAGCACGGCGAGGGTCTCGGCCACGCCTTCGAGGAGTTCGACAGGATGCTTCAGGATGTCGCGGCCGAGTTCGAGAATCTGGCGGATTTCGGCCGCGCTGATCCGGCCCGCGGTGAGTTCCACGGCGGTTTCGATGGCCGAGAGGGTGAAGCTTTTCACGCCGTAGCCGTAGAGATCGAGGTTGCGCATCTCGGTGGCGAAGAGCGTGTGTTCCACGGTGGCGGCGTCGGCGTCATGGTGGCGGGCGAGCAACTCGCGGAAACGCGTGTGCATCACCTCGAAGAGGGATTCATTGTGCCAGAGCGTGTCATCGGCATCGAAGCCGATCACAAGATCGTCGCGGGCAGGTGGCAGCATGGCGGGAAACAAGCCGAAAGCCGGAAGCGCGGAAAGCTGAAAACCGGAGGAAGCGGGCAAGATGTCCGCAGATGAAAAGCTGAAACACTGAACCTGAAAACCGCAGCAGAGGGAACCGCTAAAGGACGCTAAAGGACGCTAAACAAAGACATTGTCAGGCAGGAGAATCCGACGATGCCTTCACCCGGCAGGTGAATGTCACGGTCTCCTGATTTCATCATCAACCTGTTCTCCTTTAGCGACTTTTAGCGCCCTTTAGCGGTTTCAATTTCTGAATCCAGGCTGAAAGCTGAAATGAAACCG harbors:
- a CDS encoding anchor protein — encoded protein: MNTPLFRLLAIRALRLSGASALLGLSLSPLLVRADSATIEPTTWYYSGPSSAVTSGEDGLTFTTKATADYPTSIRHVLTYFTSTTLANSGDSLSVSLTFSGQLNNPTNYAFNFAFYDSGGSQIPENGLGQGSGSSSPFFNYTGYRVGIRAQASTTTQPFELRTRSVANAVLGSTSAHTGETAGGPASSTALTSGASYNITYTITRIDPANLGISISVTGAGLGDNYNGSWTVASTYTTFDTFAITIGGASAFDSITLSDVVITTTAIPEPSTVSVLLGAGGLIAALVFRRRR
- a CDS encoding LacI family transcriptional regulator, yielding MITLKQIAEQAGVTTAAVSLALRGAPNVSEAKKAEIRAIADKLGYRRNPHVSTLMRHIRQGREIPQKATVGILFAHPSRTANKHIVFVRRRFQGMERRLAERGYRPEIFWYNDPDYTPERINGIFLARGIRGIVLAVYHQSQLDIRLDWENFAVSTQNDFIAGPLVHRVAEDYFANTATAMTHLWESGCRRIGLAYNGKNARSAYFHITAAWQRFLSLAHGERDVAAVAGLPSVFIPPAGQWTEEGFMAWFRSERPDAILTFDWGDIPGWLAKAGVRVPEDTSVAVLNRCPSAPEFSGIDPEPERLGATSVDLVIEQLESNEIGLPENPKVLTIAGRWVQGRTTRAV
- a CDS encoding Hydrogenase expression/synthesis hypA family, whose amino-acid sequence is MDLNIATAIYCFLVAGVFLGLWIYYDRRDHARFEAERRQVSFHCTKCGHLYAIQGESEQGRCPHCGHDNRRLRF
- a CDS encoding HAD hydrolase, with the protein product MGFDADDTLWHNESLFEVMHTRFRELLARHHDADAATVEHTLFATEMRNLDLYGYGVKSFTLSAIETAVELTAGRISAAEIRQILELGRDILKHPVELLEGVAETLAVLAGSDRVARLLVITKGDLRHQEQKLGRSGLLDLFAHTEIVSDKNEATYATVLRRHDIAPDRFLMVGNSLRSDILPVLALGGAGAHIPYPLLWAHEHAEPPAAEASAGRFFALQSIRELPAAVETWAAASAAACGGSSGFGDQGTSEN